Proteins encoded within one genomic window of Patescibacteria group bacterium:
- a CDS encoding PEGA domain-containing protein, producing MLNIKPTHHKISDTVRRIILVLVFVIVASVVIGYAGGYRLNFNNFSIEATGAISLSGSDTALTVKLNDRTVGASLPVYLNDLKPNQSYSISVQKDGYTKWSRTVTVLPNMVANFGPILLFRLEQAPIASTTADVTSWCKSNTPFGKQLVIDNSDIRIQKDFVTRVSAPVVNACWFNDGFHIAYATADEIHVIDNDGYNDVTVVTATTPIQQMGVNTKDSEIDYFDGTNWYKLNI from the coding sequence ATGCTAAATATTAAACCAACACATCACAAAATATCCGATACCGTTAGGCGCATTATTCTAGTGCTGGTATTTGTGATTGTTGCGTCAGTGGTGATCGGATATGCCGGCGGGTATCGGCTTAATTTCAATAACTTTTCCATTGAAGCCACCGGAGCAATCTCTCTGTCTGGATCTGATACTGCATTAACCGTTAAATTAAACGACCGCACCGTTGGTGCTTCATTACCGGTTTATCTTAATGATCTAAAGCCAAATCAATCATACTCAATTTCGGTACAAAAAGATGGCTATACAAAATGGTCACGTACAGTGACGGTTTTGCCTAATATGGTAGCAAATTTTGGGCCAATTCTCTTGTTTAGGCTTGAACAAGCTCCAATTGCCTCCACCACCGCAGACGTAACTAGCTGGTGTAAAAGCAACACGCCATTCGGTAAGCAACTGGTAATTGACAACAGTGACATTAGGATTCAAAAGGACTTTGTCACCCGCGTCAGCGCACCGGTGGTCAATGCTTGCTGGTTTAATGATGGTTTTCATATTGCGTACGCCACCGCCGATGAAATACACGTGATTGATAATGATGGGTACAATGATGTAACTGTGGTGACCGCCACAACTCCAATTCAGCAAATGGGCGTAAATACCAAAGACAGCGAAATTGATTATTTTGACGGTACAAATTGGTACAAATTAAATATCTAA
- a CDS encoding glycosyltransferase family 1 protein — translation MIIGINASALTLEHKTGVEKYTEHIIRALIKRADKKHQFKLYSPIPLSGDFAAHQVVLKSHGLPWTQVRLSVELMRHRPDVFFQPSYMLPPVCPCPSVTTVHDIAWKHFPQGYSQDQTKKLHLAIDRIIKLKSTIIVPSIDTKKDLMHFFKINQNNINVIPEALVELPVGDINLHPNIAKMADRDIVLSVGRLEARKNTLTLVKAFRVLVKDHLKNSPTKPVLVLIGQAGFGADEIFAEVNKAKNDGIEILVLNNVDDSALSCWMSVAKMLVYPSLFEGFGLPILQAFAAKIPVITSKTSAMPEVGGGAVAYLNNPKDEDELAILINNLLFSNAKREILIDKGQTRLNDFSWEKAADQTLAVLLAAGTKNS, via the coding sequence ATGATAATTGGCATAAACGCCTCTGCGCTTACTCTGGAGCACAAAACTGGTGTCGAAAAATACACCGAGCACATTATTCGTGCGCTAATTAAGCGTGCGGACAAAAAGCATCAATTTAAGTTGTACTCCCCTATCCCGCTGAGTGGTGATTTTGCCGCACATCAAGTGGTACTTAAATCTCATGGTTTGCCGTGGACACAAGTTAGATTGTCGGTTGAACTAATGCGGCATCGCCCCGATGTATTTTTTCAACCTAGCTACATGCTGCCTCCTGTTTGTCCATGTCCAAGTGTAACAACTGTACACGACATCGCTTGGAAGCACTTTCCCCAAGGGTACAGCCAAGATCAAACTAAAAAACTACATCTGGCGATAGACCGGATAATCAAACTCAAAAGCACCATTATTGTACCAAGCATTGATACCAAAAAAGATCTGATGCATTTTTTCAAAATCAATCAAAACAACATCAACGTTATCCCCGAGGCGTTGGTGGAGCTGCCGGTTGGAGATATCAATTTACATCCAAATATTGCCAAAATGGCGGACCGCGATATCGTTTTGTCCGTTGGGCGGCTTGAAGCGCGAAAAAATACTTTGACGCTGGTTAAAGCGTTTCGAGTTTTGGTTAAAGATCACCTCAAAAATTCCCCCACCAAACCAGTGTTGGTACTAATTGGGCAGGCGGGGTTTGGGGCGGATGAGATTTTTGCCGAGGTAAACAAAGCCAAAAACGATGGCATTGAAATATTGGTGCTAAATAATGTGGATGATTCCGCGTTAAGCTGTTGGATGTCTGTGGCAAAAATGCTAGTTTATCCATCGCTGTTTGAAGGGTTCGGATTGCCAATTTTGCAGGCGTTTGCTGCCAAGATTCCGGTTATCACCAGTAAGACATCCGCTATGCCAGAAGTTGGTGGAGGTGCGGTTGCGTATTTGAATAATCCGAAAGACGAAGACGAGCTGGCGATACTAATCAACAATTTACTGTTTAGTAATGCCAAACGAGAAATTTTGATAGACAAAGGGCAAACTAGACTAAATGATTTTTCGTGGGAAAAAGCGGCCGATCAAACGTTGGCAGTTCTGCTGGCGGCTGGAACAAAAAATTCATAA
- a CDS encoding WecB/TagA/CpsF family glycosyltransferase: protein MDIKIDLLTLDQILAQVHRFVDSKTPHQICTVNTEFVMEARHNPLFKATLNSADISVADGAGIVLAAKLLHQPIPSRITGVDLTQFIAKMAAEQGFSIFLLGGRNGVAQKVADLWTTEHPTLKIAGVYEGSPDDPEVIPTILRHQPSILLIAWGAPKQDIWIHQHKNELNVPVMMGVGGTFDYLAGVKKRPPLAWRNAGFEWLWRLVHEPKRFKRQLALPKMFILILWMRLTNQK, encoded by the coding sequence TTGGACATTAAAATAGACCTATTAACGCTTGACCAGATATTGGCGCAGGTGCACCGATTTGTGGACTCAAAAACCCCACATCAAATCTGCACCGTTAACACCGAATTTGTGATGGAGGCGCGCCACAACCCATTATTTAAGGCAACTCTAAATTCGGCCGATATTAGCGTAGCCGATGGTGCGGGAATTGTGTTAGCGGCAAAACTACTACATCAGCCGATTCCATCTCGCATTACTGGTGTCGATTTAACCCAGTTCATCGCTAAAATGGCAGCGGAGCAAGGATTTTCCATCTTTTTACTGGGCGGCCGAAACGGCGTTGCACAAAAAGTAGCCGATCTATGGACCACCGAACATCCAACCTTAAAAATTGCCGGGGTTTACGAAGGCTCACCAGACGATCCCGAGGTTATCCCCACCATCCTCCGTCATCAACCGTCCATTTTACTGATTGCCTGGGGCGCCCCAAAACAAGACATCTGGATTCATCAACATAAAAATGAGCTTAATGTACCGGTAATGATGGGTGTTGGTGGTACGTTTGATTATTTAGCCGGGGTAAAAAAGCGTCCGCCGCTAGCTTGGCGCAATGCCGGTTTTGAGTGGTTGTGGCGGTTAGTTCACGAACCAAAGCGTTTTAAGCGTCAACTGGCTTTGCCAAAAATGTTTATTTTGATTCTGTGGATGCGCCTGACAAATCAAAAATAG
- a CDS encoding sigma-70 family RNA polymerase sigma factor yields the protein MAIDVELNPLLSDPCYRGRAMRMARRITGNPDDAEDVAQCVMLRAWRANPQNLRSPEAWMTCITRRVALDRIRANNNRRKYLGIAVSLDEVWEGNDTLVRQLADFTQDPAQIIEDRVIDDRLHNALLVVPQMFRAPFTMHVVGGMSYDDIAQKLGIPIGTVKSRINRARTILRGQLSA from the coding sequence GTGGCGATTGATGTTGAGCTCAATCCGTTGCTTTCCGACCCGTGTTATCGCGGGCGCGCAATGCGAATGGCGCGTCGGATTACGGGTAATCCAGACGACGCTGAGGATGTTGCTCAATGCGTGATGCTCAGGGCGTGGCGGGCAAATCCGCAGAATCTAAGGAGTCCAGAAGCGTGGATGACGTGTATCACTCGTCGTGTGGCACTCGATCGTATTCGCGCCAACAACAATCGGCGCAAGTATCTAGGCATTGCGGTCAGCTTGGATGAGGTGTGGGAAGGTAACGACACCCTCGTACGCCAGTTAGCGGACTTCACTCAAGATCCGGCGCAGATAATCGAAGACCGCGTAATCGACGATCGCCTACACAATGCCTTATTGGTGGTGCCGCAGATGTTTCGCGCGCCATTCACTATGCACGTTGTCGGCGGAATGTCATACGACGACATCGCCCAAAAGCTGGGTATCCCGATTGGAACGGTCAAGTCTCGTATCAATCGGGCGCGGACGATCTTGCGCGGACAGCTCAGCGCTTAG
- a CDS encoding glycosyltransferase → MKLAIIHDFLMTYGGAEKVTHQVHDLFPDAPIFTLRYDPEKIGHRFDDCDVRSSFIDKHSMLNRRGHTMAMPLYPMAIESFDLSEFDTVLSFSSAFAHGVITQPGTRHISYYHTPTRFLWDYHYQYLKEKGWDKGVKGAVAQRFLHNLRQWDFLAAQRGDELYANSGTVKDRVTKFYRRDSKVIYPGVEVDKYKIAEKVDDYYLTICRLTPPKRVELAIQACNELKRPLHIIGSGEDKERLQQMAGPTIKFMGFMTDEEVINQVEHCRAILWPGIDDFGLVPVEGMAAGRPVVAFDKGGATETVVHNQTGILFQDQSTAGMIDGIKQLDKIESKLNPKAIKSHAEKFSLDEFNNNIRRIVEEK, encoded by the coding sequence ATGAAACTAGCAATTATTCACGATTTTTTGATGACCTATGGCGGAGCTGAAAAAGTAACGCACCAGGTACACGATCTATTTCCAGATGCCCCAATTTTTACGTTAAGATACGACCCCGAAAAAATCGGGCATCGTTTTGATGATTGCGATGTGCGATCTTCATTCATCGATAAGCACTCCATGCTTAATCGTCGCGGACACACCATGGCAATGCCACTTTACCCCATGGCCATCGAATCGTTTGACTTATCTGAGTTCGATACGGTTTTATCATTTTCCAGTGCCTTTGCTCACGGCGTTATCACTCAGCCGGGAACCCGCCATATTAGCTATTACCATACTCCAACGCGCTTTTTGTGGGATTACCATTACCAATACCTAAAAGAAAAAGGATGGGACAAAGGGGTAAAAGGCGCAGTAGCTCAGCGATTTTTGCACAATTTGCGTCAATGGGATTTTTTGGCGGCGCAGCGTGGAGATGAGCTTTACGCCAACAGTGGCACGGTCAAAGATCGCGTAACCAAATTTTATCGACGAGACAGTAAGGTAATTTATCCCGGAGTGGAAGTTGATAAATACAAAATTGCCGAAAAAGTTGATGATTATTATCTGACAATTTGTCGCCTAACCCCGCCAAAACGGGTAGAGCTGGCAATTCAAGCCTGCAACGAGCTAAAACGCCCGCTACATATTATCGGCAGCGGCGAAGACAAGGAACGCTTGCAACAGATGGCTGGACCAACAATTAAATTTATGGGATTCATGACTGACGAGGAAGTGATAAATCAAGTTGAACACTGCCGTGCCATACTGTGGCCGGGAATTGATGATTTTGGCTTGGTGCCGGTGGAAGGCATGGCCGCCGGCCGTCCGGTAGTAGCATTTGATAAAGGCGGAGCCACCGAAACCGTAGTACACAACCAAACTGGCATCTTATTCCAAGATCAAAGTACAGCGGGAATGATTGATGGCATTAAACAGTTGGATAAAATCGAATCTAAACTAAACCCCAAGGCAATCAAAAGTCACGCCGAAAAATTCTCTTTGGACGAGTTTAATAATAATATTCGAAGAATTGTGGAAGAAAAATAA
- the gpmI gene encoding 2,3-bisphosphoglycerate-independent phosphoglycerate mutase: protein MPNNPKTAQSVVLLILDGWGISPSWGGNAITMNNPDIMNLYWRTYPHTILQAFKKVVGPSGKVGNSEIGHSSIGTGRVVFQDMTRIGNSINDGSFMNNPTLLKINEQIKKYDSALHIYGLLSDGGVHSHIDHALALADFAKKNNITKTYFHITLDGRDSGTTSAFNFISQLENKLKTNNLGKIASIVGRFYSLDRDNHWSRTAVAYKAMVDGIGERFPTAEQAISTMYRKGFEDEFFPSCVITDNNQIYTVHDNDAVVCFNFRADRSRQLAKVFLGEQKLGLFFKPPKNIFYAGITSYRLPVPMPVLFEPIQIQNTLGKLISEAGFKQFHIAESEKYAHVTFFFNGGREEPYPGEDRIIVPSPDVVTYNQAPEMSAEPMTNKLLANMKEQKYQFIVANYANVDMVGHTGDITATSVAVQVIDKQVKRVIELALNQNNVVLITADHGHAEQMIGLHRDQKTETMHTVNPVPFIMISRDHTLSAPATTPDQQNILADIMQSEHTLADVAPTVLELLGLPKPADMTGNSLLPELTKS from the coding sequence ATGCCAAACAATCCAAAAACAGCCCAATCAGTTGTATTGCTAATTTTAGATGGATGGGGGATTAGTCCTAGTTGGGGCGGCAACGCCATCACTATGAACAACCCCGACATTATGAATTTGTATTGGCGCACATATCCTCATACAATTTTGCAAGCATTCAAAAAGGTGGTCGGACCAAGTGGAAAAGTAGGGAACTCCGAGATCGGGCACTCTAGTATCGGCACCGGTAGAGTGGTGTTTCAAGATATGACTCGCATTGGAAATTCTATCAATGACGGATCGTTTATGAACAATCCAACGTTGTTAAAAATTAATGAGCAAATCAAAAAATATGATTCAGCGCTACATATCTACGGCTTGCTATCAGATGGTGGCGTGCACTCACACATCGATCACGCTCTTGCGTTAGCCGATTTCGCCAAAAAGAATAACATCACTAAAACTTATTTTCATATCACTCTTGATGGTCGTGACAGCGGCACCACCTCGGCATTTAATTTTATTAGCCAATTAGAGAACAAATTAAAGACTAATAATCTGGGTAAAATTGCCTCGATTGTCGGTCGGTTTTATTCGCTAGACAGAGACAACCATTGGTCCAGAACAGCCGTAGCGTATAAAGCGATGGTAGATGGAATTGGTGAAAGATTTCCAACAGCTGAGCAAGCGATATCAACTATGTATCGCAAAGGGTTTGAGGATGAATTTTTCCCATCATGCGTAATTACTGATAATAACCAGATTTACACGGTCCACGATAACGATGCTGTTGTTTGTTTTAACTTCCGCGCCGACAGGTCTAGACAATTGGCCAAGGTATTTCTGGGTGAACAAAAATTGGGATTATTTTTTAAACCACCCAAAAATATCTTTTACGCCGGAATTACCAGCTATCGTTTGCCAGTTCCAATGCCGGTACTTTTTGAGCCAATCCAAATTCAAAACACCCTTGGTAAACTTATTTCTGAGGCCGGATTCAAGCAATTCCACATTGCCGAAAGTGAGAAATATGCTCACGTTACCTTCTTTTTTAACGGTGGCCGCGAAGAACCGTATCCGGGTGAAGACCGCATTATTGTGCCATCGCCAGATGTGGTTACTTATAATCAGGCGCCGGAAATGTCGGCGGAGCCAATGACCAACAAGTTACTGGCAAATATGAAAGAGCAAAAGTATCAATTTATTGTGGCAAATTACGCCAATGTAGATATGGTCGGCCATACCGGTGACATCACCGCCACCTCGGTTGCCGTTCAAGTGATTGATAAACAGGTAAAACGGGTAATTGAGCTGGCCTTAAATCAAAATAATGTAGTGTTAATTACCGCTGATCATGGTCATGCAGAACAAATGATCGGTCTCCATCGAGATCAAAAAACTGAAACTATGCACACAGTTAATCCGGTGCCGTTTATTATGATTAGCCGAGATCACACTTTATCTGCTCCCGCTACAACCCCGGATCAACAAAATATTTTAGCTGATATTATGCAATCCGAGCACACGCTGGCAGACGTTGCTCCAACGGTTCTGGAGCTTCTAGGCCTACCCAAACCGGCCGATATGACCGGAAATAGTTTATTACCCGAACTCACAAAAAGTTAA
- a CDS encoding GIY-YIG nuclease family protein, translating to MDKYYYVYILASDRNGTLYIGVTSDLVGRIYQHKKDCDEKGFTAQYQVHRLVYYEMTKDVNSAITREKQIKKWNRSWKKRLIETKNPEWKDLYEEIHS from the coding sequence ATGGATAAATATTATTACGTATATATTCTCGCAAGTGATCGGAATGGCACTCTGTATATTGGAGTTACATCAGATTTAGTTGGCAGGATTTATCAACATAAAAAAGACTGCGACGAAAAAGGATTCACCGCACAATATCAGGTTCACCGTTTGGTATATTATGAAATGACTAAGGACGTAAACAGCGCCATCACTAGAGAGAAACAGATTAAAAAATGGAACAGATCATGGAAAAAACGTTTAATTGAAACTAAAAATCCGGAGTGGAAAGACCTATACGAGGAAATTCATTCATAG
- the rsgA gene encoding ribosome small subunit-dependent GTPase A has translation MTKINHNINRSIDFGYQHYSQLEHSAQTKNNLQVARVVAEHKGAYQIINTTGEYFAKITGKRIFNAQSREDYPAVGDWVSFSDAGDSKAVINQVLPRISMIKRKASGNNDIQIIATNIDVAFLVTSIDQDFSLNRIERYLAIVSDGGAKPAIIINKIDLAPESELELKINQIKDRFNDIDLIQTSNYLGNGLDELKNYLIKGRTYCFLGSSGVGKSSLINKLIGKEVIDTQGIDTRTGRGRHTTTGRDMYFLDSGAIVIDNPGMREVGLTNSSVSVDNVFDQIISLSKQCKYADCTHTQEPGCNVLDAVKLGSLEESKYHNFISLKKESEYYELSELEKKQKDHRFGKFIKNAKEQIQNL, from the coding sequence ATGACGAAAATTAATCATAATATCAACCGAAGCATTGATTTTGGTTATCAACATTATTCCCAGCTTGAACACAGTGCTCAAACCAAAAATAACCTTCAGGTTGCGCGAGTAGTTGCGGAACACAAAGGTGCCTATCAAATCATAAATACTACAGGGGAATATTTCGCGAAAATTACCGGAAAGCGGATATTTAACGCTCAGTCCAGAGAAGACTACCCGGCTGTAGGCGATTGGGTCAGTTTTTCGGATGCAGGCGACTCAAAAGCAGTGATCAACCAAGTGCTTCCCAGAATCTCCATGATTAAGAGAAAAGCCAGCGGGAATAATGATATACAAATAATCGCAACCAACATTGATGTGGCGTTCTTAGTCACCTCTATTGATCAAGATTTTAGCCTTAATCGCATTGAACGATACTTAGCAATAGTCAGTGATGGTGGCGCAAAGCCGGCGATTATCATCAATAAGATTGATTTAGCTCCGGAATCTGAATTGGAACTCAAGATAAATCAAATTAAAGATCGATTTAACGATATTGATTTGATTCAAACCAGCAATTATCTCGGCAACGGGCTAGACGAGCTAAAAAATTATTTAATCAAAGGTAGAACGTATTGTTTTCTCGGATCATCGGGAGTCGGGAAATCGTCTTTAATCAACAAGTTAATTGGTAAAGAAGTCATTGACACCCAGGGTATTGATACTCGCACTGGCCGGGGTAGGCACACAACCACGGGCAGAGATATGTATTTTCTTGATAGCGGCGCGATTGTAATAGACAATCCCGGAATGAGAGAGGTAGGGCTGACAAATTCAAGTGTCAGCGTAGATAATGTTTTTGATCAGATTATTTCATTATCTAAACAATGCAAGTATGCGGATTGTACGCACACTCAAGAACCCGGGTGTAATGTATTAGACGCCGTAAAATTGGGTAGTCTGGAAGAGAGCAAATATCATAATTTTATCAGTCTCAAAAAAGAGTCGGAATATTATGAATTGTCCGAGTTAGAGAAAAAACAAAAAGACCATCGTTTTGGAAAATTCATCAAAAACGCCAAAGAGCAAATTCAAAATCTATAA
- the gpmI gene encoding 2,3-bisphosphoglycerate-independent phosphoglycerate mutase, which translates to MAEPVKEQFQHLPLLLIILDGWGIAPSWGGNAIAMAKTPVMNDLWRTMPHTQLKASEQAVGLPRGVMGNSEVGHLNIGAGKVVKQFLPLIDDEIKNRHFFSNPVLVDGIVKAIKAKKTIHLVGILSDGGVHGHINHLFALIELCKILKAEKVAIHALTDGRDTEPTSAIQFVRHLEQFLKSNHSNAHLATISGRYYAMDRDNRWERTEKAYQAMVFGQGKMVDDPVDAISKSYKEGIIDEFIEPMVVRDKKENLTKMSDGDLVICYNFRSDRMRQIVKAFCQKDAAFKKESSIPKLNIITFTSYQTGLPVSVAFNPEPVDKSLAECVAEAGLHQFHVAETEKYAHVTYFFNGGAESPVASENRLLIPSPKVATYNKSPEMSAKPITKAILEQLNANKYNFYVINFANADMVGHTGDIRATITAVETIDKCIDQIWKAVQKVNGTMVVTADHGNAEEMVNPESGLPDTEHTNNPVPLIVATKDHELAKIQLVEGGCLGNVAPTVLQIIGIIKPKTMVLNSLISQSSES; encoded by the coding sequence TTGGCAGAACCGGTTAAAGAGCAATTTCAACATTTGCCGCTATTACTAATCATTTTAGACGGATGGGGAATCGCGCCGTCTTGGGGTGGAAATGCGATTGCCATGGCCAAAACTCCGGTGATGAACGATCTGTGGCGTACTATGCCTCACACTCAGCTCAAAGCGTCCGAGCAGGCCGTTGGTTTGCCTCGTGGGGTAATGGGAAATTCCGAAGTCGGCCACTTAAATATCGGCGCCGGAAAGGTAGTGAAACAATTTTTACCGCTAATTGATGATGAAATTAAAAATCGTCACTTTTTTTCTAACCCAGTTTTAGTTGATGGCATCGTAAAAGCCATTAAAGCAAAGAAAACCATCCATCTGGTGGGAATTTTATCTGATGGAGGAGTACACGGTCACATCAATCATTTATTTGCCCTAATCGAGCTATGTAAGATATTAAAAGCGGAAAAAGTAGCAATTCATGCGCTAACAGACGGGCGTGACACCGAGCCAACTAGCGCAATTCAGTTTGTTAGACATTTGGAGCAATTTCTTAAAAGTAACCACAGTAATGCCCATTTAGCCACCATAAGTGGGCGATATTACGCCATGGACCGAGACAATAGATGGGAACGTACCGAGAAAGCGTATCAAGCCATGGTGTTTGGGCAAGGCAAGATGGTTGATGATCCGGTGGACGCCATTTCGAAAAGCTACAAAGAAGGTATCATCGACGAATTTATCGAACCAATGGTGGTACGAGATAAAAAAGAAAATCTGACCAAAATGTCTGACGGAGATTTAGTGATTTGCTATAACTTTCGCTCAGACCGAATGAGACAAATAGTTAAAGCGTTTTGCCAGAAAGATGCCGCGTTTAAAAAAGAATCGAGCATTCCCAAACTAAATATCATCACTTTTACCTCATATCAAACCGGCTTACCGGTATCTGTTGCGTTTAATCCCGAACCAGTGGATAAATCACTGGCTGAATGTGTTGCAGAGGCTGGATTACATCAGTTTCACGTTGCAGAAACCGAAAAGTACGCTCACGTGACTTATTTCTTTAACGGTGGCGCGGAGTCGCCGGTCGCTTCGGAAAATCGATTATTAATCCCGTCACCTAAGGTTGCAACCTACAACAAGTCGCCAGAAATGTCTGCTAAACCTATCACTAAAGCAATTCTTGAGCAATTAAACGCCAATAAATACAATTTTTATGTTATTAACTTTGCCAATGCCGATATGGTAGGCCACACGGGCGATATTCGTGCCACCATTACTGCAGTAGAAACCATAGACAAATGCATAGACCAAATTTGGAAAGCGGTACAAAAAGTGAATGGAACGATGGTAGTAACCGCTGATCATGGAAACGCAGAGGAGATGGTGAATCCAGAATCTGGTCTGCCAGATACCGAGCATACCAACAATCCGGTACCGCTTATTGTTGCCACAAAGGATCACGAATTGGCCAAAATACAGCTTGTTGAAGGTGGATGTTTGGGTAATGTAGCCCCAACTGTGTTACAAATTATCGGAATCATTAAACCAAAAACAATGGTACTTAATAGTTTAATTTCGCAAAGTTCCGAAAGTTAG
- a CDS encoding sortase: MNTQTISTKDLILTEDDVRRLIFGAKTGHQRKPLKINKYIKNVALLFILFAAVFIALNSPAYYMKAKFIYQNNFVSQKQTQNTSINAPVITSGTGSASTSTTNAAGITNVLADNYLYIDRISLAAPIIWDVADDNASQLKNLQNGVIDLAGQAKPGQNGNIFIVGHSSYSIFAKGHYKTVFALLPELVVGDKITITYQNQTYKYVVTATKVVNPNDVSIRENTADQTLTLMTCVPVGTNLNRLAVIAKPVNASVSSNLLPLVK, from the coding sequence TTGAACACACAGACAATTTCAACTAAAGATCTAATTTTAACCGAAGATGATGTTCGTCGGCTGATTTTTGGTGCCAAGACTGGTCATCAACGTAAACCGTTGAAAATTAATAAATATATCAAAAATGTGGCTCTGCTATTCATTTTGTTTGCCGCTGTCTTTATCGCCTTAAATTCCCCTGCTTATTATATGAAAGCCAAATTTATTTACCAAAACAACTTTGTTTCGCAAAAACAAACCCAAAATACCAGCATCAATGCACCGGTAATTACCTCTGGTACCGGTTCGGCCAGCACATCAACTACAAATGCTGCGGGCATTACTAACGTACTAGCCGACAACTATTTATACATTGATCGTATTAGCCTTGCTGCGCCGATTATTTGGGATGTTGCAGACGATAACGCCAGCCAGCTTAAAAATCTGCAAAATGGGGTGATAGATTTGGCCGGGCAAGCTAAACCGGGTCAAAACGGCAATATCTTTATTGTTGGTCATAGTTCGTACTCAATTTTTGCCAAAGGACATTACAAAACCGTATTTGCTTTGCTACCAGAGTTGGTTGTGGGCGATAAAATTACTATCACATATCAAAATCAAACATATAAATATGTTGTTACAGCTACAAAAGTGGTTAACCCCAACGATGTCAGTATTCGTGAGAATACCGCAGATCAAACTTTAACTCTAATGACATGTGTTCCGGTGGGCACAAACCTAAACCGTTTGGCAGTAATTGCCAAACCGGTAAACGCCAGTGTTTCATCCAATTTGTTACCATTGGTTAAGTAA
- a CDS encoding rod shape-determining protein — MARIAIDLGTTNTIVSLPKRGVVLNEPTVVALEASNNKIMAIGEEAKKMLGRTPESIVANHPLKDGVIANYRITEAMLRHCINKVSGSIRIIKPDVMVSIPAGITSTERRAVIDAITQAGAKHAYLVKEPIAAALGAGIPINTPSGSMIIDIGGGTTEVAVIALGDIVAATSVRVGGNKIDTAIAAYMRKKYNLVIGEQTAEEIKIRIGTVMPLAKELSMEVSGCNTISGLPESVIVTSTDVMTSIKEEIAEILNAVKSVLQKTPPELAADVMDKGIVMTGGTSQLRQFDSLMSKVTGVPCQIAEDPLFCVAKGTLIAVDNLDAFKRSVLWSYK, encoded by the coding sequence ATGGCGCGAATTGCAATCGATCTAGGAACAACTAACACCATCGTCAGTCTCCCCAAAAGAGGCGTGGTATTAAATGAGCCTACGGTTGTGGCGCTGGAAGCATCTAACAATAAAATTATGGCCATTGGCGAGGAAGCCAAGAAAATGCTCGGCCGTACTCCAGAGTCAATTGTGGCAAATCATCCATTAAAAGACGGGGTGATTGCCAACTATCGCATTACCGAAGCTATGCTTAGACATTGCATCAATAAGGTTTCGGGATCAATCCGCATCATCAAACCAGATGTAATGGTTTCTATTCCAGCGGGCATAACTTCTACTGAACGGCGCGCGGTTATCGACGCCATCACCCAAGCCGGCGCAAAACATGCGTACTTAGTTAAAGAACCCATTGCTGCGGCTTTAGGAGCGGGCATCCCAATCAACACCCCATCCGGAAGCATGATTATTGACATCGGCGGCGGTACCACCGAGGTAGCGGTGATCGCGCTTGGCGATATTGTGGCGGCTACATCGGTACGAGTGGGCGGCAACAAGATTGACACTGCCATTGCAGCCTACATGCGAAAAAAATACAATCTAGTAATTGGCGAACAGACAGCCGAAGAAATTAAAATTCGTATTGGCACGGTGATGCCATTAGCTAAAGAGCTCTCGATGGAAGTTTCGGGATGTAACACCATTTCCGGCCTACCCGAAAGCGTTATTGTTACTTCAACCGATGTAATGACCAGCATCAAAGAAGAAATTGCCGAGATTTTGAACGCGGTAAAATCGGTTTTGCAAAAAACTCCGCCCGAGCTGGCAGCCGACGTAATGGACAAGGGGATTGTGATGACCGGTGGCACTTCTCAATTGCGTCAGTTTGATAGCTTAATGAGCAAAGTAACCGGTGTACCATGCCAAATTGCCGAAGACCCGCTGTTCTGCGTTGCCAAAGGCACCTTAATTGCGGTAGATAACCTAGACGCGTTTAAGCGATCTGTGTTATGGAGTTATAAATAA